The following proteins are co-located in the Ammospiza caudacuta isolate bAmmCau1 chromosome 20, bAmmCau1.pri, whole genome shotgun sequence genome:
- the MNT gene encoding max-binding protein MNT, giving the protein MSIETLLEAARFLEWQAQQQQTAREENEKHEKLCVEREQEQKKAGKASVPRANSTLSPEEPRSELLVPISPPGAVPLPPPPLAAPISVIPIPVVTSSPQQAAQTALSPPLVQRHQPLVSTPSVPKEAPSVAPVIQRPPGPHLPDGKAATPPSGSPKQLPHYAAPVLAISQHHVVPQPIQPLQHPAAPAPLGALKLAPADDMKPIELKKRIGGVGTREVHNKLEKNRRAHLKECFETLKRNIPNVDDKKTSNLSVLRSALRYIQTLKRKEKEYEHEMERLAREKIATQQRLAELKNELSQWMDVLEIDRIIRQTVQPEDDQASTSTASEGEDNMDEDMEDDRPVNSLPKLTQRQHPELLKAVPPSAAPPLPAVLPPHVSIQQKPHAQPSLQPQALVPPQAIVPAQTHIVAASTVQSTVIAHTATTHASVIQTVNHVIQGPQTKHIAHIAPSTSSPVQLTTAAQPIGHITVHPATINHMAHLGPQLPIYPQPVAVSQPVVSHIAHTISHQQVNGTAGLGQPAVMAKPAVGTQVVHHPQLVGQTVLNPVTMVTMPSFPVSTLKLA; this is encoded by the exons AGGAGAATGAGAAGCATGAGAAGCTCTGCgtggagagggagcaggagcagaagaaGGCGGGCAAGGCCAGCGTGCCCCGGGCCAACAGCACCCTGTCCCCAGAGGAGCCCCGGAGCGAGCTGCTGGTGCCCATCTCCCCGCCGGGCGCCGTGCccctgccgccgccgccgctggcAGCTCCCATTTCGGTCATTCCCATCCCCGTTGTCACCAGCTCCCCCCAGCAAGCGGCGCAGACCGCCCTGTCGCCGCCGCTGGTGCAGCGCCACCAGCCCCTCGTAAGCACTCCCAGCGTGCCCAAGGAAGCGCCCTCGGTGGCGCCGGTGATCCAGCGGCCGCCGGGGCCGCACCTGCCGGACGGGAAGGCGGCCACGCCGCCCTCGGGCAGCCCCAAGCAGCTGCCGCACTACGCGGCGCCCGTGCTGGCCATCTCCCAGCACCATGTGGTGCCGCAGCCcatccagcccctgcagcacccGGCAGCGCCCGCGCCCCTCGGCGCCCTCAAGCTGGCGCCCGCCGACGACATGAAACCCATCGAGCTCAAGAAAAGAATTGGAGG GGTTGGGACCAGGGAAGTACATAATAAATTGGAGAAGAACAG ACGTGCTCATTTGAAAGAGTGCTTTGAGACATTAAAGCGCAACATCCCCAACGTGGATGACAAGAAGACCTCAAACCTCAGCGTCCTCAGGAGTGCCTTGCGATACATCCAG ACTttaaagaggaaggaaaaagaatacGAACACGAGATGGAGCGGCTGGCGAGGGAGAAGATCGCTACGCAGCAGCGGCTGGCAGAACTGAAGAACGAGCTGAGCCAGTGGATGGATGTCTTGGAGATTGACAGAATTATTCGACAGACAGTTCAGCCAGAGGATGACCAGGCATCTACCTCGACAGCATCAG AGGGTGAAGACAACATGGATGAAGATATGGAGGATGATAGGCCAGTGAACTCGTTACCAAAACTCACCCAGCGCCAGCACCCGGAGCTGCTGAAAGCCGTcccccccagtgctgctcccccCCTGCCCGCGGTCCTGCCCCCGCACGTGTCCATCCAGCAGAAGCCCCAcgcccagccctccctgcagccgcAGGCACTGGTCCCGCCGCAGGCCATCGTCCCCGCACAGACTCACATCGTGGCGGCCTCGACCGTGCAATCGACTGTTATCGCCCACACGGCCACCACCCACGCCTCGGTCATCCAGACTGTCAACCACGTCATTCAGGGGCCACAGACCAAGCACATTGCTCACATTGCACCTTCCACATCCAGCCCCGTGCAACTCACCACTGCTGCTCAGCCCATCGGCCACATCACTGTGCACCCGGCCACCATCAACCACATGGCCCACCTGGGCCCGCAGCTGCCCATCTACCCCCAGCCCGTGGCCGTCAGCCAGCCCGTGGTGAGCCACATCGCTCACACCATCTCGCACCAGCAAGTGAACGGCACGGCGGGCCTGGGCCAGCCGGCCGTGATGGCCAAGCCGGCCGTGGGAACCCAGGTCGTGCATCACCCGCAGCTGGTGGGCCAGACGGTCCTAAACCCCGTGACTATGGTGACCATGCCGTCGTTCCCGGTGAGCACGCTGAAGCTGGCCTAG